In bacterium, the following are encoded in one genomic region:
- the secD gene encoding protein translocase subunit SecD, translating into MIKSKNVRAVIIVVCAALSLFALWPSFKFYNLSDAQKKEMLKTPEGTKELNELQSKSINLGLDLKGGIHLVMETDVVTLYESIAKTKDAEFTRVFEKAAEEYRKNPDAVFSNVLRAHFEEAKLSMPAYWGERFKDNADVVKFMDEQSKDAVDRAQQIIRNRVDQFGVSEPTIQKQGDHRIIVELPGVEDPAQAKNLIQQTALLEFKLVKDPQDLGTALERLDVYFAKVDTVSGKISAGAISADTSKKSSDGGTGLSAELQKSSSDSSQKDSSALANLDKPLTKLLVSSQYDVLVPENNFEYVKSMLYYQVGERVKMKPGVQQVIGESNDIIFSSKPIFEGHHALYLVKKQPELSGAVITEAKQDIYQGMDPGLAGRPIVTLKMTPEGSKRWAIVTGANVGKRIAVVLDNKVQSAPNIQEKISGGNTQITGMENLIEAKSLAIALRAGSLPAPVHVMEERTIGPSLGADSIDSGKMAFWIGFVVIALAMVAYYRMSGAVADMALVINVLLLFGVLTGFGFTLTLPGIAGIVLTMGMAVDANVLIYERIREEIRLGKTVRAAIETGFAKAFVTIVDANLTTFGTGIVLFQFGTGPIKGFALTLMIGIVTTIFTGVFVSRFIMDLIYDRSTIERQMSIGISYTKTSA; encoded by the coding sequence ATGATTAAGAGTAAAAATGTCAGAGCGGTGATCATTGTGGTCTGTGCAGCCTTATCGCTGTTCGCGCTTTGGCCTTCATTCAAATTTTATAATTTGTCTGATGCACAGAAAAAAGAAATGCTCAAAACGCCCGAAGGCACGAAAGAGCTTAATGAACTGCAGTCCAAATCTATCAATTTAGGTCTTGACCTCAAAGGCGGTATACATCTTGTGATGGAAACGGATGTGGTAACGCTCTATGAGAGTATAGCCAAAACCAAGGATGCCGAGTTTACACGGGTTTTTGAAAAAGCGGCTGAAGAATACCGTAAAAATCCGGATGCCGTTTTTTCCAATGTTCTACGTGCTCATTTTGAAGAAGCAAAATTGTCTATGCCGGCCTATTGGGGTGAACGCTTCAAGGACAATGCGGACGTAGTTAAGTTTATGGATGAGCAATCCAAAGATGCCGTGGACCGAGCACAGCAGATCATTCGTAATCGTGTTGATCAATTCGGTGTGAGCGAACCCACCATTCAAAAGCAAGGCGACCATCGTATAATCGTGGAATTACCGGGCGTCGAAGATCCGGCTCAAGCTAAAAATCTGATACAGCAAACGGCGTTGCTTGAATTTAAACTGGTCAAAGATCCGCAGGATTTGGGTACAGCGTTGGAACGCTTGGATGTGTATTTTGCAAAAGTAGATACGGTTAGCGGCAAAATCAGCGCCGGTGCCATTTCGGCCGATACGTCGAAAAAATCATCGGATGGCGGTACAGGGTTGTCGGCGGAACTTCAAAAGTCTTCTTCCGATTCCTCACAAAAAGATTCTTCCGCACTCGCTAATCTAGATAAACCATTAACGAAACTTTTGGTTTCGTCTCAATATGATGTATTGGTTCCCGAAAATAATTTTGAATACGTTAAGTCCATGCTCTATTATCAGGTCGGCGAACGTGTCAAAATGAAGCCGGGCGTACAACAGGTGATCGGTGAATCCAATGATATCATCTTCAGCTCAAAACCTATTTTTGAAGGCCACCACGCGTTGTATTTGGTGAAAAAACAACCCGAATTATCGGGCGCCGTGATCACCGAAGCGAAACAGGATATTTATCAGGGCATGGATCCGGGATTGGCCGGACGCCCGATCGTTACGCTTAAAATGACACCCGAAGGCAGTAAACGGTGGGCGATCGTTACCGGTGCTAATGTCGGCAAACGCATTGCCGTTGTTCTTGATAACAAAGTTCAATCCGCTCCGAATATTCAGGAAAAAATTTCAGGCGGTAACACGCAAATCACAGGCATGGAAAACCTCATCGAAGCCAAGAGCCTTGCTATTGCGCTGCGTGCCGGTTCACTGCCCGCGCCGGTTCACGTGATGGAAGAGCGTACGATCGGTCCTTCGTTGGGTGCGGATTCGATTGACAGCGGAAAAATGGCATTTTGGATAGGCTTCGTGGTTATCGCTTTAGCGATGGTGGCTTATTACCGTATGTCCGGCGCTGTGGCGGATATGGCATTAGTAATCAACGTTCTATTACTTTTCGGAGTTCTCACTGGTTTCGGTTTTACACTTACCCTGCCTGGTATTGCGGGTATCGTACTTACGATGGGTATGGCGGTTGATGCCAACGTGCTAATTTATGAACGTATTCGTGAAGAAATTCGCCTCGGAAAAACAGTGCGTGCAGCGATCGAAACCGGTTTTGCAAAAGCTTTTGTTACGATCGTAGATGCCAATCTTACAACATTTGGTACAGGTATCGTGTTGTTCCAATTTGGTACCGGTCCGATCAAAGGTTTTGCTTTGACGCTGATGATCGGTATCGTCACTACGATCTTCACCGGTGTGTTTGTGTCGCGCTTTATTATGGATCTCATCTACGATCGTTCTACGATTGAACGTCAGATGAGTATCGGTATTTCCTATACCAAAACCAGCGCATAA
- a CDS encoding class I SAM-dependent methyltransferase — protein MAVKRPTKTKKTKRASPKNNSRSKKQPLIRTTVSRNVKKTFPVSINVPQIENLLSELEYGEELAEYYDLIYSEKVIHQIQSPFFQMLIKKYGIRSACDLSCRSGQTLAALSKLGIKNLAGVDVSSKMLDLARKRCPSKTQFYQSELFLAPHTIGDDTKFDLVLCSRDALPLVLDDESLLGFMAQARNLLSPNGILVVETWNYDKIWRRKERFMPVMDRCSNKQSLLFFIENDFHGELLVHNVVKLEKNKFEWFLRTISTPIRPLTRNEMEFFVKEAGFEKYGFLGNYAGSPFNTAESAYCIMLAMNNTNTITVS, from the coding sequence ATGGCCGTTAAACGACCGACAAAGACAAAAAAAACAAAACGTGCTTCCCCTAAAAACAACTCACGCTCTAAAAAACAACCGCTGATTAGAACAACAGTTAGTCGTAACGTCAAAAAGACTTTTCCCGTCAGTATTAATGTGCCGCAGATCGAAAACCTTTTGTCCGAGCTTGAATACGGCGAAGAACTGGCTGAGTATTATGATCTGATTTATTCAGAAAAGGTAATCCACCAAATTCAATCTCCTTTTTTTCAAATGTTGATCAAAAAATACGGTATTCGGTCGGCTTGCGATTTATCTTGCCGTTCCGGTCAAACGCTTGCGGCATTATCCAAACTGGGCATCAAAAATCTAGCCGGTGTTGACGTAAGCTCCAAAATGCTTGATCTTGCGCGTAAGCGTTGCCCCTCTAAAACCCAGTTTTATCAAAGTGAGTTATTTCTCGCTCCGCACACCATCGGCGATGATACCAAGTTTGATCTTGTTTTATGTTCGCGCGACGCATTGCCTTTGGTTCTGGATGACGAAAGCCTTCTAGGGTTTATGGCGCAGGCGCGCAATCTGCTTTCACCCAACGGTATTCTTGTCGTAGAAACATGGAACTATGATAAAATCTGGCGCCGAAAAGAACGCTTCATGCCTGTGATGGATCGGTGCAGCAATAAACAATCTCTGCTGTTTTTTATCGAAAACGATTTTCACGGCGAATTATTGGTACATAATGTAGTCAAACTCGAAAAAAATAAATTTGAATGGTTCTTACGAACCATTTCAACACCCATTCGCCCGCTCACGCGCAACGAAATGGAGTTCTTCGTAAAAGAAGCAGGGTTTGAAAAATATGGTTTTTTGGGTAACTACGCAGGCTCACCATTTAATACAGCAGAGAGCGCGTACTGTATCATGCTTGCAATGAATAATACAAACACCATAACGGTTTCATAA
- a CDS encoding DEAD/DEAH box helicase, with protein MAFKQLHVIEPILQALKSEGYTKPTPIQEQAIPLILNHKDLLGCAQTGTGKTAAFAIPILQLLFQSSSVHIPRKTHALILTPTRELAIQIGESFTAYGRHTGLRHAVIFGGVSQHAQTQALKAGVDILIATPGRLLDLMQQGFVHLQQLKIFVLDEADRMLDMGFIHDVKKIVGKLPSKRQTLLFSATMPAEIQKLAHSILSHPEQVSVTPVSSTAEKIEQTVYFVNKPDKKNLLIHVLRNPEIISALIFTRTKHGADKVTRDLLKAGVTAEAIHGNKSQNARQRALGNFKNAKTRVLVATDIAARGIDVDNLSHVINYEIPNIPETYVHRIGRTGRAGMSGTAISFCDPEERAYLKDIQKLIGKTIPVMDMPAAVTPAKAAANTLHDHGTKPHQAKQHGRPQQKTGSSDRRTKQKTQHQTGKPKDHRSWFKNTFKKRED; from the coding sequence ATGGCTTTCAAGCAACTTCATGTCATCGAACCTATTTTACAAGCACTCAAATCGGAGGGTTATACCAAACCAACCCCTATTCAGGAACAAGCTATTCCTCTGATTTTGAACCACAAAGATTTGCTCGGCTGTGCACAAACGGGTACAGGAAAAACAGCGGCATTCGCGATTCCGATATTGCAACTCCTGTTTCAGTCGTCATCGGTTCATATCCCGCGTAAAACCCACGCGCTTATTTTAACTCCGACGCGTGAACTGGCAATTCAAATCGGTGAAAGTTTTACGGCGTATGGTCGTCATACGGGATTGCGACATGCCGTGATTTTTGGCGGTGTATCGCAACATGCTCAAACTCAGGCATTGAAAGCCGGCGTCGATATCCTTATCGCCACCCCGGGTCGATTACTGGATCTGATGCAGCAAGGGTTCGTTCACCTTCAACAACTTAAGATTTTTGTATTAGATGAAGCGGACCGTATGTTGGACATGGGCTTTATACATGATGTGAAAAAGATTGTCGGTAAGTTACCCTCCAAACGTCAAACGCTCCTTTTTTCAGCCACGATGCCTGCTGAAATCCAAAAGTTAGCACATTCAATTTTATCGCATCCCGAACAAGTCTCCGTCACGCCGGTATCATCCACGGCTGAAAAAATCGAACAAACAGTTTATTTTGTCAATAAGCCCGATAAAAAAAACTTACTTATTCATGTTTTGCGAAACCCTGAAATTATTTCAGCCCTGATTTTTACACGAACCAAACACGGAGCTGATAAAGTAACGCGGGATTTGCTCAAAGCCGGTGTTACTGCGGAAGCCATTCACGGCAATAAATCCCAAAACGCCCGTCAACGTGCTTTAGGAAATTTTAAAAATGCTAAAACCCGCGTTCTGGTAGCTACAGATATCGCTGCGCGCGGCATTGATGTGGATAATTTATCCCATGTGATAAATTATGAAATCCCTAATATACCTGAAACCTATGTTCACCGAATCGGTCGCACGGGACGAGCCGGTATGAGTGGTACAGCTATTTCTTTTTGTGATCCGGAGGAACGCGCCTATTTGAAAGATATACAGAAATTAATCGGGAAAACTATCCCGGTTATGGATATGCCGGCCGCTGTGACTCCCGCAAAAGCCGCGGCTAACACCTTACATGATCATGGTACAAAACCGCATCAGGCTAAACAACACGGGCGCCCACAACAAAAAACGGGTTCATCGGATCGGAGAACTAAACAAAAAACGCAACACCAAACCGGTAAACCCAAAGATCATCGCAGTTGGTTTAAGAATACTTTTAAAAAGAGAGAAGATTAG
- the ytxJ gene encoding bacillithiol system redox-active protein YtxJ → MTEIQSPEMLDALLEKSLNTTVLLFKHSNSCGTSAYALEQVEIFLSEYPGWNDRCGMIVVQTHRTISNRVADLFAITHQSPQIFVIQNKEVLWHKSHHSITSDAIKKIVLSLF, encoded by the coding sequence ATGACAGAGATTCAATCACCGGAAATGTTAGATGCTTTGCTAGAGAAATCGTTGAATACTACGGTGCTTCTCTTCAAACACAGCAACAGTTGCGGGACTAGTGCGTACGCGTTGGAACAAGTTGAAATTTTTTTGTCGGAATATCCGGGATGGAATGATCGTTGCGGCATGATTGTCGTTCAGACGCATCGTACGATTTCTAACCGCGTTGCCGATTTATTTGCTATCACCCATCAAAGCCCGCAGATTTTTGTCATTCAAAACAAAGAAGTCCTATGGCATAAATCGCATCACAGCATCACCAGCGACGCGATTAAAAAAATCGTTCTCTCGCTATTCTAA